Proteins from one Hemiscyllium ocellatum isolate sHemOce1 chromosome 8, sHemOce1.pat.X.cur, whole genome shotgun sequence genomic window:
- the si:dkeyp-55f12.3 gene encoding uncharacterized protein si:dkeyp-55f12.3, whose product MCTPAPECELCGELCPRSGERRRFAVRTACTVPGVLSGVRLLQQQLQVALSELVLQEKGQQQGQSCPESPASSTADEDEDDSEDESADKGDGDAPPSKRTRKQC is encoded by the exons ATGTGCACCCCGGCCCCTGAGTGCGAGCTGTGCGGGGAGCTGTGTCCCCGGAGCGGCGAGCGGCGCCGCTTCGCTGTCCGCACCGCCTGCACCGTCCCCGGCGTGCTGAGCGGAGTCCGCCTGCTGCAGCAGCAACTCCAGGTCGCCCTCAGCGAGCTCGTCCTGCAGGAGAAGGGACAGCAGCAAGGGCAGAGCTGCCCGGAGAGCCCGGCCTCCAGCACTGCCG ATGAAGATGAAGATGACAGTGAAGACGAATCGGCTGATAAAGGAGATGGAGATGCACCTCCTTCCAAAAGGACAAGGAAACAATGTTGA